A genome region from Ctenopharyngodon idella isolate HZGC_01 chromosome 5, HZGC01, whole genome shotgun sequence includes the following:
- the rusc2 gene encoding AP-4 complex accessory subunit RUSC2 isoform X1, which yields MDSPPKLAGETLIVHHIPLVHCQVSSSRQCCGSPLKRNSNPFSCPENLGLIRTTSLPERDILQREALVYSSLIQTSSGSLSSSDTFGDGGMRGGEKRRRGGREGSMASDTSSFTSSNSEDQAQGLPMKTRERPNSRRNPFLLNTEDEDDEDEDNLNGYLEDSSFHLHGNLHEISNSVLANEDLPPFHLHDLGFTAEPFLLHGSTEKQWCSTNGPRGGSESRDHTIGGTFDLSTHMEGLNLLRLDSQRRHGSSGSTLSMDCGDQEWGEDDDYEDQSMQGGRGSSECSSLAAPHCSCCNLSQPYPEHFQESFSECHQGYGSDSSCNSSDGVLVNFSTIYNKMNNVVPAKPLLNINSSDEQSCGSSVSELIGMCGTECSSGRGAFYLDLHTSPIEPPQHPSATQEHANSSSVSQPQGATIEVDANCNSYHNLLGSEGLSSDETSANDLTSCLQSQARLVVATQNYYKLVTCDLSSQSSPSPVGSSVTSCSDEHSKGSPTQPTEYYLFQQMKEDEEEEYAELSEEKDPTEIDSPHENVIEGQVYINISPPMTACNSVGASGSGRPRSRSYDRNLDKSPSPRLGSLERMLSCPVRLSESATPSPPPPPRVTSFAEIARNKRRTGGSPSQRGGIEATSTHSYSSGEFSPILEGLPQGQSHSLPPLTRCHSQGSCEQTRTKAEGGLSSSTDSSPVVIRYSKDQRPTSLPIQPFTFQHQFGKPQAKPILPLLDGYISHMQARGATVPEGGEDESEEDHRPPHDTSTAPTTVRPSPLGSYSPVRIQGAPTSSGTCSTCTPTPGGPRPPRSLSCPISAGLLPQHTPPGVAIRTETPKLTPLPPTPPPPPLMKQSPLMPALPTRSHCFHRGNLPTLPSSGLSPLGQLEPAPQEEPVKVLPACVTQRQPNVHHLSPQALKWREYRRKNPLGVERGKDGHHSFSCALETKRPGTRIMRRNVFDFPPTNQPLSFGRLNGQSLRQLPQCYSDFLPDYFSQTERPPEEFCLSPDANTDESISIDLLQKRGLVKAINTAVDLIVAHFGTSRDAGVKAKLGNSSVSPNVGHLILKYLCPAIREILHDGLKAYVLDLIIGQRKNQPWSVVEASTQLGPSTRVLHSLFSKVSQYSELTNHSMRLNAFIFGLLNLRSLEFWFNHIYTHEDIIAAHYHPWGFLPLSQGACQPLFEELLLLLQPLSLLPFDLDLLFEPHQLQKGEEHLRRKEQLCSARQGLDQSDRSTFQLMRGCGMLESGAQEVGMLPQREKFMLRDEDSRFRTEGVTLKMKRDGRKSAGAECESRNKEAGVGKECLRKSDAGQIEGGGWCAGRMKGVGEDCEKEKRREREGDGAKQRNRQAGWWYQLMQSSQVYIDNSAEGSKFVKWEKRRKAGIESYRQSHPPPREGVVEGAEAIQQMDEQVEHSRTSSSNNNSVGNGVLHQLALSEPTKAVKGKPSWMGSPPESVLTELKKSKEKQLECQDAYEGVQAQAGAGEDGSAQVLRWGRLFGAGNASKIEKSEQKSVRKQRLPSGWLSLDRSVLDLVAQSVGVGKKAEQQSLTSQSQESHLGPTEQAQTQKPPTQRQAPREVKALCHHIATEPGQLSFHKGDVLQVLSRADSDWLLCALGDSQGLVPIIYVTLIEDSQER from the exons TGAATGGATATTTGGAAGACTCCTCTTTTCACCTGCATGGAAATTTGCATGAAATCTCAAATTCAGTGCTTGCAAATGAAGACTTGCCACCTTTCCATCTACATGACCTTGGATTCACCGCTGAACCTTTTCTCTTGCATGGGTCTACAGAAAAACAATGGTGTTCTACAAATGGGCCTAGGGGGGGATCAGAGAGCAGAGACCATACAATAGGTGGGACTTTTGATTTGTCTACTCACATGGAGGGCCTGAACTTGCTGAGATTAGATAGCCAGCGGCGCCACGGAAGCAGTGGTTCCACCCTTTCAATGGACTGTGGTGATCAAGAATGGGGTGAGGATGATGATTATGAAGACCAGTCCATGCAGGGCGGTAGAGGAAGCTCAGAGTGTTCCAGTCTGGCAGCACCGCACTGCTCCTGTTGCAACCTTTCTCAGCCATACCCTGAGCATTTTCAGGAATCATTTTCTGAGTGTCACCAGGGCTACGGCAGTGATTCTTCCTGCAATAGCTCGGATGGAGTGCTGGTTAACTTCAGCACGATTTACaacaaaatgaacaatgttGTCCCGGCCAAGCCGTTGCTCAATATCAATAGTTCTGATGAGCAATCCTGTGGCTCATCTGTGTCTGAGCTCATTGGGATGTGCGGGACAGAATGTAGCAGTGGACGTGGAGCTTTCTACCTGGACTTACACACTTCGCCAATCGAACCCCCTCAGCATCCTTCAGCCACTCAAGAACATGCAAACTCTTCCTCTGTATCTCAGCCACAAGGTGCCACTATTGAAGTAGATGCCAACTGTAACTCATACCACAACCTCCTTGGAAGTGAGGGACTGTCCTCTGATGAAACCTCTGCCAATGACCTCACTTCGTGTCTTCAAAGCCAAGCTCGCTTGGTCGTAGCAACGCAGAATTACTACAAGCTTGTGACGTGTGACCTTTCTTCCCAGTCCTCTCCCAGTCCGGTTGGATCATCGGTCACAAGCTGCTCAGATGAGCACAGCAAAGGAAGTCCCACTCAGCCAACAGAGTACTACCTATTTCAACAAATGAAAGAGGATGAAGAAGAGGAATATGCAGAGCTG AGTGAAGAAAAGGATCCAACTGAGATTGACTCTCCCCATGAGAATGTGATTGAGGGGCAGGTGTATATCAACATCTCCCCACCTATGACAGCCTGCAATTCAGTTGGTGCTTCGGGGAGTGGTCGACCTCGTTCTCGCAGCTACGATCGTAACCTGGACAAGTCTCCATCTCCTCGCCTTGGATCCTTGGAACGCATGCTCAGCTGCCCTGTTCGGCTCAGTGAGAGTGCAACTCCAAGCCCGCCACCTCCACCACGTGTCACTTCTTTTGCGGAAATAGCAAGAAATAAGAGGAGAACTGGAGGGTCACCATCACAGAGGGGTGGCATAGAGGCCACATCCACACACTCTTACTCTTCTGGAGAGTTCTCGCCCATCCTGGAAGGCCTTCCGCAGGGTCAGAGCCACAGTTTGCCACCACTCACTCGATGCCATAGTCAGGGAAGCTGTGAACAGACTCGAACCAAAGCAGAAG GTGGCCTGTCTAGCTCCACAGACTCCTCTCCGGTTGTAATTCGCTATAGCAAAGATCAACGTCCAACCTCATTGCCTATTCAGCCCTTCACTTTCCAGCACCAGTTCGGAAAACCCCAGGCGAAGCCTATCCTTCCACTTCTGGacggatacatcagccatatgCAGGCTCGAGGGGCTACAGTGCCTGAGGGTGGTGAAGATGAGTCGGAAGAAGACCACAGGCCACCTCATGACACCTCCACGGCACCTACAACAGTGCGGCCTTCCCCACTGGGCAGCTACTCCCCAGTTCGCATTCAAGGTGCACCCACCTCTTCTGGAACCTGCTCGACATGCACTCCAACCCCGGGTGGTCCGAGGCCGCCACGTTCCCTCTCTTGCCCCATCTCTGCGGGTCTTCTGCCCCAGCATACCCCACCTGGAGTGGCCATACGTACAGAGACTCCTAAACTCACTCCCTTACCTCCTACACCGCCTCCACCTCCGCTGATGAAGCAGAGTCCGTTGATGCCTGCGTTGCCCACTAGAAGTCACTGTTTCCACCGTGGCAATTTGCCGACGCTTCCCAGCTCTGGTCTCAGTCCTCTTGGACAGTTGGAGCCAGCGCCACAGGAAGAGCCAGTGAAAGTTTTACCGGCATGTGTGACACAGCGCCAGCCTAATG TGCACCACCTCTCCCCACAGGCATTGAAATGGAGAGAGTACAGGCGCAAGAACCCTTTGGGTGTGGAGCGCGGTAAAGATGGCCATCATTCTTTCTCTTGTGCTTTGGAAACCAAGAGACCTGGAACTCGTATCATGCGACGCAATGTGTTTGATTTCCCTCCAACCAATCAACCACTCAGCTTCGGCAGACTGAATG ggCAGTCATTGAGGCAACTGCCGCAGTGCTACAGCGATTTCTTGCCTGATTATTTCTCTCAGACAGAGCGCCCCCCAGAGGAATTTTGCTTATCTCCTGATGCCAATACTGATGAATCCATTTCTATAGACCTGTTGCAGAAGAGAG GTTTGGTGAAGGCCATAAACACAGCAGTGGATCTGATAGTTGCTCATTTTGGAACCAGTCGGGATGCAGGAGTTAAG GCCAAATTGGGTAATAGCTCTGTTAGTCCGAATGTGGGTCATCTTATTCTAAAGTACCTGTGTCCTGCCATTCGTGAGATACTGCATGATGGACTGAAAGCGTATGTACTGGACCTGATCATTGGACAACGCAAAAACCAGCCCTGGAGTGTGGTCGAGGCCTCCACACAACTCG GTCCTTCTACACGAGTTTTGCACAGTCTATTTTCTAAAGTCAGTCAGTATTCTGAGCTGACCAATCACAGTATGAGACTCAATGCCTTCATCTTTGGCCTGCTAAA CTTGCGATCTTTGGAATTCTGGTTCAATCACATTTATACGCATGAAG ATATCATAGCAGCACACTACCACCCATGGGGTTTCCTACCCCTGTCTCAAGGGGCGTGCCAGCCACTGTTCGAAGAGTTactgctgctgcttcagccgCTATCACTGTTGCCCTTTGACCTTGACCTGCTTTTTGAACCACACCAGCTACAGAAAGGGGAAGAACACCTGAGACGCAAAGAACAGCTGTGTTCTGCACGCCAAGGCCTCGACCAATCAGATCGCTCCACCTTCCAGCTAATGCGAGGCTGTGGAATGTTGGAGTCTGGTGCACAGGAAGTGGGAATGCTGCCTCAGAGAGAAAAATTCATGCTGAGAGACGAGGACAGCCGGTTTAGGACGGAGGGagtgacattaaaaatgaaacgaGATGGGCGGAAGAGTGCAGGAGCAGAGTGTGAATCACGGAATAAGGAGGCTGGAGTGGGCAAAGAGTGTTTGCGGAAGAGTGACGCAGGGCAGATAGAGGGCGGTGGGTGGTGTGCTGGCAGGATGAAGGGAGTTGGAGAAGACTGTGAGAAGGAgaaaaggagagaaagagaaggagaTGGAGCCAAACAGAGAAACCGACAAGCTGGCTGGTGGTATCAGCTGATGCAAAGTTCACAGGTTTACATCGACAACTCTGCTGAGGGCTCAAAATTTGTGAAGTGGGAGAAGAGGAGGAAAGCAGGCATTGAAAGTTACCGGCAAAGCCATCCTCCTCCTAGAGAAGGTGTCGTTGAGGGGGCCGAAGCCATTCAACAGATGGATGAACAGGTGGAACATAGTCGGACCAGCAGtagcaataataatagtgtTGGCAATGGGGTCCTCCACCAATTAGCATTGTCAGAACCCACCAAAGCTGTAAAGGGGAAGCCATCGTGGATGGGAAGTCCACCGGAATCAGTGCTCACTGAGCTGAAGAAGAGTAAGGAGAAGCAGCTAGAATGCCAGGATGCCTATGAAGGGGTTCAGGCCCAAGCAGGAGCAGGAGAGGATGGGTCGGCCCAGGTGCTCCGCTGGGGGCGGCTGTTTGGAGCTGGAAATGCAAGCAAGATTGAGAAAAGTGAGCAGAAATCAGTCAGGAAACAAAG ATTGCCGTCTGGTTGGTTGAGTCTTGACCGTTCTGTTTTGGATTTGGTGGCCCAGTCTGTTGGAGTGGGAAAAAAAGCAGAGCAACAATCTCTCACATCTCAAAGCCAAGAATCCCACCTTGGCCCAACTGAACAAGCACAAACACAGAAACCCCCAACACAGAGACAAGCCCCTCG TGAAGTGAAGGCGTTATGCCATCATATTGCCACAGAGCCAGGCCAGCTCAGTTTCCACAAAGGTGACGTGCTGCAGGTACTCAGCAGGGCagactctgattggctgctgtgtGCTCTGGGGGACAGCCAGGGCCTTGTTCCCATCATATACGTCACACTGATTGAGGACAGTCAGGAGCGCTGA
- the rusc2 gene encoding AP-4 complex accessory subunit RUSC2 isoform X2 — MDSPPKLAGETLIVHHIPLVHCQVSSSRQCCGSPLKRNSNPFSCPENLGLIRTTSLPERDILQREALVYSSLIQTSSGSLSSSDTFGDGGMRGGEKRRRGGREGSMASDTSSFTSSNSEDQAQGLPMKTRERPNSRRNPFLLNTEDEDDEDEDNLNGYLEDSSFHLHGNLHEISNSVLANEDLPPFHLHDLGFTAEPFLLHGSTEKQWCSTNGPRGGSESRDHTIGGTFDLSTHMEGLNLLRLDSQRRHGSSGSTLSMDCGDQEWGEDDDYEDQSMQGGRGSSECSSLAAPHCSCCNLSQPYPEHFQESFSECHQGYGSDSSCNSSDGVLVNFSTIYNKMNNVVPAKPLLNINSSDEQSCGSSVSELIGMCGTECSSGRGAFYLDLHTSPIEPPQHPSATQEHANSSSVSQPQGATIEVDANCNSYHNLLGSEGLSSDETSANDLTSCLQSQARLVVATQNYYKLVTCDLSSQSSPSPVGSSVTSCSDEHSKGSPTQPTEYYLFQQMKEDEEEEYAELSEEKDPTEIDSPHENVIEGQVYINISPPMTACNSVGASGSGRPRSRSYDRNLDKSPSPRLGSLERMLSCPVRLSESATPSPPPPPRVTSFAEIARNKRRTGGSPSQRGGIEATSTHSYSSGEFSPILEGLPQGQSHSLPPLTRCHSQGSCEQTRTKAEGGLSSSTDSSPVVIRYSKDQRPTSLPIQPFTFQHQFGKPQAKPILPLLDGYISHMQARGATVPEGGEDESEEDHRPPHDTSTAPTTVRPSPLGSYSPVRIQGAPTSSGTCSTCTPTPGGPRPPRSLSCPISAGLLPQHTPPGVAIRTETPKLTPLPPTPPPPPLMKQSPLMPALPTRSHCFHRGNLPTLPSSGLSPLGQLEPAPQEEPVKVLPACVTQRQPNGQSLRQLPQCYSDFLPDYFSQTERPPEEFCLSPDANTDESISIDLLQKRGLVKAINTAVDLIVAHFGTSRDAGVKAKLGNSSVSPNVGHLILKYLCPAIREILHDGLKAYVLDLIIGQRKNQPWSVVEASTQLGPSTRVLHSLFSKVSQYSELTNHSMRLNAFIFGLLNLRSLEFWFNHIYTHEDIIAAHYHPWGFLPLSQGACQPLFEELLLLLQPLSLLPFDLDLLFEPHQLQKGEEHLRRKEQLCSARQGLDQSDRSTFQLMRGCGMLESGAQEVGMLPQREKFMLRDEDSRFRTEGVTLKMKRDGRKSAGAECESRNKEAGVGKECLRKSDAGQIEGGGWCAGRMKGVGEDCEKEKRREREGDGAKQRNRQAGWWYQLMQSSQVYIDNSAEGSKFVKWEKRRKAGIESYRQSHPPPREGVVEGAEAIQQMDEQVEHSRTSSSNNNSVGNGVLHQLALSEPTKAVKGKPSWMGSPPESVLTELKKSKEKQLECQDAYEGVQAQAGAGEDGSAQVLRWGRLFGAGNASKIEKSEQKSVRKQRLPSGWLSLDRSVLDLVAQSVGVGKKAEQQSLTSQSQESHLGPTEQAQTQKPPTQRQAPREVKALCHHIATEPGQLSFHKGDVLQVLSRADSDWLLCALGDSQGLVPIIYVTLIEDSQER, encoded by the exons TGAATGGATATTTGGAAGACTCCTCTTTTCACCTGCATGGAAATTTGCATGAAATCTCAAATTCAGTGCTTGCAAATGAAGACTTGCCACCTTTCCATCTACATGACCTTGGATTCACCGCTGAACCTTTTCTCTTGCATGGGTCTACAGAAAAACAATGGTGTTCTACAAATGGGCCTAGGGGGGGATCAGAGAGCAGAGACCATACAATAGGTGGGACTTTTGATTTGTCTACTCACATGGAGGGCCTGAACTTGCTGAGATTAGATAGCCAGCGGCGCCACGGAAGCAGTGGTTCCACCCTTTCAATGGACTGTGGTGATCAAGAATGGGGTGAGGATGATGATTATGAAGACCAGTCCATGCAGGGCGGTAGAGGAAGCTCAGAGTGTTCCAGTCTGGCAGCACCGCACTGCTCCTGTTGCAACCTTTCTCAGCCATACCCTGAGCATTTTCAGGAATCATTTTCTGAGTGTCACCAGGGCTACGGCAGTGATTCTTCCTGCAATAGCTCGGATGGAGTGCTGGTTAACTTCAGCACGATTTACaacaaaatgaacaatgttGTCCCGGCCAAGCCGTTGCTCAATATCAATAGTTCTGATGAGCAATCCTGTGGCTCATCTGTGTCTGAGCTCATTGGGATGTGCGGGACAGAATGTAGCAGTGGACGTGGAGCTTTCTACCTGGACTTACACACTTCGCCAATCGAACCCCCTCAGCATCCTTCAGCCACTCAAGAACATGCAAACTCTTCCTCTGTATCTCAGCCACAAGGTGCCACTATTGAAGTAGATGCCAACTGTAACTCATACCACAACCTCCTTGGAAGTGAGGGACTGTCCTCTGATGAAACCTCTGCCAATGACCTCACTTCGTGTCTTCAAAGCCAAGCTCGCTTGGTCGTAGCAACGCAGAATTACTACAAGCTTGTGACGTGTGACCTTTCTTCCCAGTCCTCTCCCAGTCCGGTTGGATCATCGGTCACAAGCTGCTCAGATGAGCACAGCAAAGGAAGTCCCACTCAGCCAACAGAGTACTACCTATTTCAACAAATGAAAGAGGATGAAGAAGAGGAATATGCAGAGCTG AGTGAAGAAAAGGATCCAACTGAGATTGACTCTCCCCATGAGAATGTGATTGAGGGGCAGGTGTATATCAACATCTCCCCACCTATGACAGCCTGCAATTCAGTTGGTGCTTCGGGGAGTGGTCGACCTCGTTCTCGCAGCTACGATCGTAACCTGGACAAGTCTCCATCTCCTCGCCTTGGATCCTTGGAACGCATGCTCAGCTGCCCTGTTCGGCTCAGTGAGAGTGCAACTCCAAGCCCGCCACCTCCACCACGTGTCACTTCTTTTGCGGAAATAGCAAGAAATAAGAGGAGAACTGGAGGGTCACCATCACAGAGGGGTGGCATAGAGGCCACATCCACACACTCTTACTCTTCTGGAGAGTTCTCGCCCATCCTGGAAGGCCTTCCGCAGGGTCAGAGCCACAGTTTGCCACCACTCACTCGATGCCATAGTCAGGGAAGCTGTGAACAGACTCGAACCAAAGCAGAAG GTGGCCTGTCTAGCTCCACAGACTCCTCTCCGGTTGTAATTCGCTATAGCAAAGATCAACGTCCAACCTCATTGCCTATTCAGCCCTTCACTTTCCAGCACCAGTTCGGAAAACCCCAGGCGAAGCCTATCCTTCCACTTCTGGacggatacatcagccatatgCAGGCTCGAGGGGCTACAGTGCCTGAGGGTGGTGAAGATGAGTCGGAAGAAGACCACAGGCCACCTCATGACACCTCCACGGCACCTACAACAGTGCGGCCTTCCCCACTGGGCAGCTACTCCCCAGTTCGCATTCAAGGTGCACCCACCTCTTCTGGAACCTGCTCGACATGCACTCCAACCCCGGGTGGTCCGAGGCCGCCACGTTCCCTCTCTTGCCCCATCTCTGCGGGTCTTCTGCCCCAGCATACCCCACCTGGAGTGGCCATACGTACAGAGACTCCTAAACTCACTCCCTTACCTCCTACACCGCCTCCACCTCCGCTGATGAAGCAGAGTCCGTTGATGCCTGCGTTGCCCACTAGAAGTCACTGTTTCCACCGTGGCAATTTGCCGACGCTTCCCAGCTCTGGTCTCAGTCCTCTTGGACAGTTGGAGCCAGCGCCACAGGAAGAGCCAGTGAAAGTTTTACCGGCATGTGTGACACAGCGCCAGCCTAATG ggCAGTCATTGAGGCAACTGCCGCAGTGCTACAGCGATTTCTTGCCTGATTATTTCTCTCAGACAGAGCGCCCCCCAGAGGAATTTTGCTTATCTCCTGATGCCAATACTGATGAATCCATTTCTATAGACCTGTTGCAGAAGAGAG GTTTGGTGAAGGCCATAAACACAGCAGTGGATCTGATAGTTGCTCATTTTGGAACCAGTCGGGATGCAGGAGTTAAG GCCAAATTGGGTAATAGCTCTGTTAGTCCGAATGTGGGTCATCTTATTCTAAAGTACCTGTGTCCTGCCATTCGTGAGATACTGCATGATGGACTGAAAGCGTATGTACTGGACCTGATCATTGGACAACGCAAAAACCAGCCCTGGAGTGTGGTCGAGGCCTCCACACAACTCG GTCCTTCTACACGAGTTTTGCACAGTCTATTTTCTAAAGTCAGTCAGTATTCTGAGCTGACCAATCACAGTATGAGACTCAATGCCTTCATCTTTGGCCTGCTAAA CTTGCGATCTTTGGAATTCTGGTTCAATCACATTTATACGCATGAAG ATATCATAGCAGCACACTACCACCCATGGGGTTTCCTACCCCTGTCTCAAGGGGCGTGCCAGCCACTGTTCGAAGAGTTactgctgctgcttcagccgCTATCACTGTTGCCCTTTGACCTTGACCTGCTTTTTGAACCACACCAGCTACAGAAAGGGGAAGAACACCTGAGACGCAAAGAACAGCTGTGTTCTGCACGCCAAGGCCTCGACCAATCAGATCGCTCCACCTTCCAGCTAATGCGAGGCTGTGGAATGTTGGAGTCTGGTGCACAGGAAGTGGGAATGCTGCCTCAGAGAGAAAAATTCATGCTGAGAGACGAGGACAGCCGGTTTAGGACGGAGGGagtgacattaaaaatgaaacgaGATGGGCGGAAGAGTGCAGGAGCAGAGTGTGAATCACGGAATAAGGAGGCTGGAGTGGGCAAAGAGTGTTTGCGGAAGAGTGACGCAGGGCAGATAGAGGGCGGTGGGTGGTGTGCTGGCAGGATGAAGGGAGTTGGAGAAGACTGTGAGAAGGAgaaaaggagagaaagagaaggagaTGGAGCCAAACAGAGAAACCGACAAGCTGGCTGGTGGTATCAGCTGATGCAAAGTTCACAGGTTTACATCGACAACTCTGCTGAGGGCTCAAAATTTGTGAAGTGGGAGAAGAGGAGGAAAGCAGGCATTGAAAGTTACCGGCAAAGCCATCCTCCTCCTAGAGAAGGTGTCGTTGAGGGGGCCGAAGCCATTCAACAGATGGATGAACAGGTGGAACATAGTCGGACCAGCAGtagcaataataatagtgtTGGCAATGGGGTCCTCCACCAATTAGCATTGTCAGAACCCACCAAAGCTGTAAAGGGGAAGCCATCGTGGATGGGAAGTCCACCGGAATCAGTGCTCACTGAGCTGAAGAAGAGTAAGGAGAAGCAGCTAGAATGCCAGGATGCCTATGAAGGGGTTCAGGCCCAAGCAGGAGCAGGAGAGGATGGGTCGGCCCAGGTGCTCCGCTGGGGGCGGCTGTTTGGAGCTGGAAATGCAAGCAAGATTGAGAAAAGTGAGCAGAAATCAGTCAGGAAACAAAG ATTGCCGTCTGGTTGGTTGAGTCTTGACCGTTCTGTTTTGGATTTGGTGGCCCAGTCTGTTGGAGTGGGAAAAAAAGCAGAGCAACAATCTCTCACATCTCAAAGCCAAGAATCCCACCTTGGCCCAACTGAACAAGCACAAACACAGAAACCCCCAACACAGAGACAAGCCCCTCG TGAAGTGAAGGCGTTATGCCATCATATTGCCACAGAGCCAGGCCAGCTCAGTTTCCACAAAGGTGACGTGCTGCAGGTACTCAGCAGGGCagactctgattggctgctgtgtGCTCTGGGGGACAGCCAGGGCCTTGTTCCCATCATATACGTCACACTGATTGAGGACAGTCAGGAGCGCTGA